One stretch of Heliomicrobium undosum DNA includes these proteins:
- a CDS encoding transketolase C-terminal domain-containing protein: MADKPIQGEKRMFMTGNEVCAYAALAAGVDIMYGYPITPQNEIMHYWTRLAPKHNRSFLQTEDEISAGFTTCGGVLSGKRAFTATAGPGNTLMQEPMSMAEMMRIPAVFIIQQRGGPSTATVIYSQQEVTMTCYGANGEGLRVVYSTANHQELYDYTIKAFNTAWKYRFPTFVLGDGYQAKMRESLTMYDPELRGIKMVDTYPLVGLPGKAGADRDPAHLRNTYNTEEELYEVVKELVATYEKFAPEIVEHTTMECDDAEVVILCHGIVSRAAVEAIRELRADGVKAGMFRPITLRPFPAEPLRNVVQKAKKLLIVESAEGQFARLALPSLYGLTTPMETIFKPGQGITSDEIVKKIKAMA, encoded by the coding sequence ATGGCAGACAAGCCGATTCAAGGCGAAAAGCGGATGTTCATGACCGGCAACGAGGTCTGCGCCTACGCGGCGCTGGCCGCCGGCGTGGACATCATGTACGGCTACCCCATCACGCCGCAAAACGAGATCATGCACTACTGGACGCGCCTGGCGCCCAAGCACAACCGGAGCTTTTTGCAGACCGAGGACGAGATCTCAGCCGGTTTCACCACCTGCGGCGGCGTTCTCTCGGGCAAGCGGGCCTTTACGGCCACGGCGGGCCCCGGCAACACGCTGATGCAGGAGCCCATGTCCATGGCTGAGATGATGCGCATCCCCGCCGTCTTCATCATCCAGCAGCGGGGCGGCCCGTCGACGGCCACTGTCATCTACTCCCAGCAGGAAGTGACGATGACCTGCTACGGCGCCAACGGCGAGGGCCTGCGCGTCGTCTACTCGACGGCGAATCACCAGGAACTCTACGACTACACGATCAAGGCCTTCAACACGGCCTGGAAATACCGCTTCCCCACCTTCGTCCTCGGCGACGGCTACCAGGCCAAGATGCGCGAGTCACTGACCATGTATGACCCGGAGCTGCGGGGCATCAAGATGGTTGACACCTATCCCCTCGTCGGCCTGCCTGGCAAGGCCGGCGCAGACCGCGACCCAGCCCACCTGCGCAACACCTACAACACGGAAGAAGAACTCTATGAAGTCGTCAAGGAACTGGTGGCGACTTACGAAAAATTTGCCCCCGAGATCGTCGAGCACACGACGATGGAATGCGATGACGCCGAAGTGGTCATCCTCTGTCACGGCATCGTCTCCCGCGCCGCCGTCGAGGCCATCCGCGAACTGCGGGCCGATGGCGTGAAGGCCGGCATGTTCCGTCCCATCACCTTGCGCCCCTTCCCTGCCGAGCCGCTACGCAACGTCGTCCAGAAGGCGAAAAAGCTGCTCATCGTCGAATCGGCGGAAGGGCAGTTCGCCCGACTGGCGCTGCCGTCTCTCTACGGCCTCACCACGCCGATGGAGACCATCTTCAAGCCGGGCCAGGGCATCACATCCGACGAAATCGTCAAGAAAATCAAGGCCATGGCCTAA
- a CDS encoding thiamine pyrophosphate-dependent enzyme: protein MTTATVLEPKMPKCWRQETKPHKFCPGCGHGDILKALGTAIDELGIQDRVVFGCDIGCSLLSWDFFNCDAIQTHHGRTTPVMTGIKRARPELICIAYMGDGGGYAIGAQHLVNAASRNEKLTVILANNAQYGMTGGQMAPTTLPGMKTETSPYGRDVDATGNPTLGPEMVAAITPASAYVARGTMANIPQLTRMMKKALQNQIDGNGFSFVEALSACPTNWRMNAAKTWEFVEKEMTKYFKVGELKVPAAKQEG from the coding sequence ATGACAACGGCGACTGTATTAGAACCGAAAATGCCCAAGTGCTGGCGGCAGGAGACAAAACCGCACAAGTTTTGTCCCGGCTGCGGCCACGGCGATATCTTAAAAGCCCTGGGGACCGCCATCGATGAGCTCGGCATCCAGGACCGCGTCGTCTTCGGCTGCGACATCGGCTGTTCCCTTTTGTCCTGGGACTTCTTCAACTGTGACGCCATCCAGACTCACCACGGCCGCACGACGCCCGTCATGACCGGCATCAAGCGCGCCCGGCCCGAATTGATCTGCATCGCCTACATGGGCGACGGCGGCGGTTACGCCATTGGCGCCCAGCACCTCGTCAACGCCGCCAGCCGCAACGAGAAGCTCACCGTCATCCTGGCCAACAACGCCCAGTACGGCATGACCGGCGGCCAGATGGCCCCGACAACCCTGCCGGGGATGAAGACGGAGACATCGCCCTACGGCCGCGACGTGGACGCCACAGGCAACCCGACCCTCGGCCCCGAGATGGTCGCCGCCATCACGCCCGCCTCGGCCTATGTGGCCCGGGGGACGATGGCCAACATCCCGCAACTCACACGGATGATGAAAAAGGCGCTGCAAAACCAGATCGACGGCAACGGATTCTCCTTCGTCGAAGCACTCTCCGCCTGCCCGACCAACTGGCGGATGAACGCGGCCAAGACCTGGGAGTTCGTCGAGAAGGAAATGACCAAATACTTCAAAGTCGGCGAGCTGAAAGTTCCCGCCGCCAAGCAGGAGGGATAA
- a CDS encoding 2-oxoacid:acceptor oxidoreductase family protein yields MAKVVKIALAGEGGQGVQSVAEILTEAANEEGKEALYIPNFGVEQRGGVSIAFVQISDKEKVGSPKFEKADIVIALSDRAIRRCAQYVDGNTVFVYDTFIEGVEDDLPKGAKKVIGIPAIDTAKNELHPRVFNIIIMGAVVRATHVVSEERAKQALEDKLGYKFEQDPKLRELNYRALERGMQLVEGQL; encoded by the coding sequence ATGGCCAAAGTCGTCAAAATCGCCCTCGCCGGCGAAGGCGGCCAGGGCGTTCAGTCGGTCGCCGAGATCCTCACCGAGGCGGCCAACGAGGAAGGGAAGGAAGCCCTCTACATCCCCAACTTCGGCGTCGAACAGCGCGGCGGCGTCTCCATCGCCTTCGTCCAGATTTCGGACAAGGAGAAGGTGGGCTCGCCCAAGTTTGAGAAGGCGGATATCGTCATCGCCCTCTCCGACCGCGCCATCCGCCGCTGCGCCCAGTATGTCGACGGGAACACGGTCTTCGTCTATGACACCTTCATCGAAGGCGTCGAAGACGACCTGCCGAAAGGCGCCAAGAAGGTCATCGGCATCCCGGCCATCGACACGGCCAAGAACGAACTGCACCCCCGGGTATTCAACATCATCATCATGGGCGCCGTTGTCCGCGCCACCCACGTCGTCAGCGAAGAGCGCGCCAAGCAAGCCCTGGAAGACAAGCTGGGCTACAAGTTCGAACAGGACCCCAAACTGCGCGAGTTGAACTACCGCGCTCTGGAGCGGGGTATGCAACTGGTGGAGGGGCAACTGTAA
- a CDS encoding 4Fe-4S dicluster domain-containing protein, which produces MAEWKVYTIESGKGRHSVFPGLCKGCGLCIEKCPTDTITWSKKLGVYGTPAVEVQQDPACIACGICQHVCPDCAIVVEKLKPEEQKKPKA; this is translated from the coding sequence GTGGCTGAATGGAAAGTTTATACGATTGAGAGCGGCAAAGGGCGCCACAGCGTGTTCCCCGGCCTCTGCAAAGGCTGCGGGCTCTGCATCGAGAAGTGCCCGACCGATACGATCACCTGGTCGAAGAAACTGGGCGTCTACGGCACCCCTGCCGTCGAGGTGCAGCAGGACCCCGCCTGCATCGCCTGCGGCATCTGCCAGCACGTCTGCCCCGACTGTGCGATTGTCGTCGAGAAGCTGAAGCCGGAGGAGCAGAAAAAGCCGAAGGCGTAG